One window from the genome of Parasegetibacter sp. NRK P23 encodes:
- a CDS encoding murein hydrolase activator EnvC, whose amino-acid sequence MPVKILYVFGFLLLAFTASAQKTRSELEKERASIQQEIENIRKTLNETTKNRKSSLAQLALLQRKLKLREKAVSNVNQEIRVINNDMYLSALEIRKLKGELDTLKAQYAESLVYAYKNRSNYDFMNFLFSATNFNDAVKRVAYLKSYRSYREKQAENIANTQNLLQSKIDGLKNTRKEKDEVLAAATKEKEVLAEEKKEQDKVVAGFRSKEKELNREIANKRAQDKKLQSSISAVIRRELEAARLEERKRQEEAKKLAAAKAAAEKAANAGTSNSNATKDVAKNEVPEKKTNPVTNTESSAPKRARSDFEMTPEGVISSTNFEKNRGSLPWPVETGTLVYGFGTQTLAGTPVTFVNDGYTIHTPIGAPVKAIFDGEVSSVYFVDVNTNSQVVIVKHGKYFTAYGGVTNPTVKAGQAVKTGQTLGRVVTNDEGVGELEFRLMIESKFVNPAQWLKSK is encoded by the coding sequence ATGCCGGTTAAAATCTTGTACGTATTCGGATTCTTACTGCTCGCCTTTACGGCCAGCGCTCAGAAAACACGCAGCGAACTTGAAAAAGAACGCGCGTCCATACAACAGGAAATTGAAAATATCCGGAAAACACTGAACGAGACCACCAAGAACAGAAAATCATCCCTTGCGCAACTGGCGCTGCTTCAACGCAAACTGAAGCTTCGTGAAAAAGCGGTTTCCAACGTAAACCAGGAAATTCGGGTGATCAACAACGATATGTACCTCTCCGCCCTGGAGATAAGGAAACTGAAAGGAGAGCTGGATACTTTAAAGGCGCAATATGCGGAAAGCCTGGTGTATGCTTATAAGAACAGGAGCAACTACGATTTCATGAACTTCCTGTTCTCCGCCACCAACTTTAACGATGCGGTTAAAAGGGTCGCATACCTTAAATCATACCGCTCCTACCGGGAAAAGCAGGCAGAAAATATTGCCAATACACAAAACCTGCTTCAATCGAAGATTGATGGGCTGAAAAATACCCGTAAGGAGAAAGACGAAGTACTGGCCGCCGCCACCAAAGAAAAAGAAGTTCTGGCGGAAGAAAAGAAAGAACAGGATAAAGTGGTGGCAGGTTTCCGCTCCAAAGAAAAAGAGCTGAACCGTGAGATCGCGAACAAGCGGGCACAGGATAAAAAACTACAGAGTTCAATTTCCGCGGTGATCCGAAGGGAACTGGAAGCCGCGCGCCTGGAAGAAAGGAAAAGACAGGAAGAAGCGAAAAAGCTGGCCGCCGCTAAAGCAGCAGCGGAAAAAGCCGCCAATGCGGGAACGTCTAATTCAAATGCCACTAAGGATGTGGCGAAGAATGAAGTGCCGGAGAAAAAGACCAATCCCGTTACCAATACAGAATCCTCCGCGCCCAAACGCGCCCGCAGTGATTTCGAAATGACCCCCGAAGGCGTTATTTCCTCCACCAACTTTGAAAAGAACAGGGGTTCACTGCCCTGGCCGGTAGAAACAGGCACCCTGGTATATGGATTCGGAACACAAACATTGGCGGGTACACCCGTAACTTTCGTGAACGACGGTTATACGATTCATACCCCCATCGGCGCACCGGTAAAAGCCATTTTCGATGGTGAAGTGAGTTCGGTATATTTCGTGGACGTAAACACCAACTCACAGGTGGTGATCGTAAAACACGGTAAATACTTTACCGCGTATGGCGGCGTTACCAATCCTACGGTGAAAGCAGGGCAGGCGGTAAAAACCGGTCAAACGCTGGGACGCGTAGTCACCAACGACGAAGGCGTAGGTGAACTGGAATTCCGTCTCATGATCGAGTCAAAATTCGTGAACCCGGCCCAGTGGCTGAAAAGCAAATAA
- a CDS encoding DUF4292 domain-containing protein: protein MIVPPDSTVRIPTGSAQADSSAFIREVYARLGEKKIDFERFSAKIKVDFTASDGKKNEVNAFVRILKDSAIWISINAALGIEAFRVLITPDSVKVMDKLNKEAKIRSLSFLQEITNIPFDFNTVQNILVGNPVFLDSNIQSYSTTPDQVSLLYIGSWFKNLLTVSNPQFLVLSSKIDDLNTSRNRTCAVTYSNYEVKDGRYFSTFRNLTLAEKKKLDIKLDFKQYSFNEALSFPFNVPKNYSVN, encoded by the coding sequence GTGATCGTACCACCGGATTCAACGGTGCGTATCCCCACGGGTAGCGCCCAAGCCGATTCCTCAGCCTTTATCAGAGAAGTATATGCGCGGCTCGGAGAGAAAAAGATCGATTTTGAACGTTTTTCCGCCAAAATAAAAGTGGACTTTACCGCTTCGGATGGAAAGAAAAATGAAGTGAACGCATTCGTGCGCATTCTCAAAGACAGCGCCATCTGGATATCCATCAACGCGGCGCTGGGCATCGAAGCGTTTCGTGTACTGATTACGCCGGATAGTGTAAAGGTGATGGACAAACTCAATAAAGAAGCTAAGATCCGTTCCCTTTCCTTCCTGCAGGAGATCACCAATATCCCCTTCGATTTCAATACCGTTCAAAACATACTGGTGGGCAACCCCGTTTTCCTGGATAGTAATATTCAGTCCTACAGCACAACACCCGACCAGGTATCCCTGTTGTACATTGGAAGCTGGTTCAAGAACCTGCTCACCGTTTCCAACCCGCAATTCCTGGTACTCAGCAGTAAAATCGACGACCTGAATACTTCCAGGAACCGCACCTGTGCCGTAACTTACAGTAATTACGAAGTGAAGGACGGAAGGTATTTTTCCACTTTCCGGAACCTGACCCTGGCAGAAAAAAAGAAGCTGGACATAAAGCTCGACTTCAAACAATATAGTTTTAACGAAGCTTTATCATTCCCTTTCAACGTGCCGAAAAATTATTCCGTCAATTAA
- the dut gene encoding dUTP diphosphatase, with translation MRTLSVKIINQSKYDLPSYATSGSAGMDLRANIETALVLQPMERQLVPTGLFMELPDGYEAQVRPRSGLAIKQGLTCLNSPGTIDADYRGEIKVILVNLSGEQQTIQPGDRIAQMVVQPVTRVEWEPVAAINETERNAGGFGHTGKA, from the coding sequence ATGCGTACACTTTCTGTAAAAATCATCAACCAATCCAAATACGATCTGCCCTCGTACGCCACTTCCGGCTCCGCCGGGATGGACCTCAGGGCAAACATAGAAACAGCGCTTGTACTTCAACCCATGGAGCGCCAACTGGTACCCACAGGCCTTTTCATGGAACTGCCCGACGGCTACGAGGCGCAGGTGCGGCCACGCAGCGGACTCGCCATCAAACAAGGATTGACCTGTCTCAACAGCCCCGGCACCATTGATGCCGATTACAGGGGAGAAATAAAAGTGATCCTGGTAAACCTGTCGGGGGAACAACAGACCATCCAACCCGGGGACCGTATTGCACAAATGGTGGTACAACCCGTTACACGCGTGGAATGGGAACCCGTGGCAGCCATCAATGAAACGGAACGCAACGCGGGTGGATTCGGTCACACCGGCAAGGCCTGA
- a CDS encoding LD-carboxypeptidase, with amino-acid sequence MLRSDFLLRFFTGIPFLKKAEALLPSTIFSETGSCVQPPFLQKGDQIGIPSPAGYMFPEELVPAMRLMESWGFRTVPGKGIGQQWGNMGGQDLMRKNDFQEMLDNPEIKAILCARGGYGLIRFIDKLDFSAFRRHPKWIIGFSDITVLHAHLNKQVRAAAIHAKMCNSIPAALADADPDVRKSILALRPLLTGERIPYDGPMHPANVPGKVRGELVGGNLSVLYGMIGSVSMPSTRGKILFLEDAGEYLYHYDRMCWSLERAGIFKGLAGLILGGFRVKPSEDPKEEFPLSLPDIMLEKVKKYHFPVAFDFPIGHQKYNMPLKCGAVHELVVTQNGSRLQEILL; translated from the coding sequence ATGCTTCGTTCCGACTTTCTGCTCCGTTTTTTCACTGGTATTCCCTTCCTGAAAAAGGCGGAAGCGCTCCTTCCCTCCACCATTTTTTCGGAAACCGGTTCATGCGTTCAGCCTCCTTTCCTGCAAAAAGGGGACCAAATCGGCATTCCCAGTCCGGCTGGTTATATGTTCCCCGAAGAACTGGTTCCCGCGATGCGACTCATGGAAAGTTGGGGTTTCCGGACCGTGCCCGGAAAAGGCATCGGGCAACAATGGGGCAACATGGGCGGGCAGGATTTGATGCGGAAGAACGACTTCCAGGAAATGCTCGACAACCCTGAAATTAAAGCCATTCTCTGCGCGAGAGGTGGTTATGGACTGATCCGGTTCATCGATAAACTAGACTTTTCCGCTTTCAGGCGCCATCCCAAGTGGATCATAGGTTTCAGCGATATCACCGTGTTACATGCCCACCTGAACAAGCAGGTGCGGGCAGCCGCCATCCACGCCAAAATGTGCAACAGCATTCCTGCGGCATTGGCCGATGCGGACCCGGATGTACGAAAATCCATCCTGGCACTCCGGCCATTGCTTACAGGAGAAAGAATACCTTATGACGGGCCCATGCACCCCGCCAATGTTCCGGGGAAAGTCAGGGGCGAACTGGTCGGGGGCAACCTATCCGTATTGTATGGCATGATCGGCTCCGTTTCCATGCCTTCCACCCGAGGAAAAATCCTGTTCCTGGAAGACGCAGGCGAATACCTCTACCATTATGACCGGATGTGCTGGAGCCTCGAACGCGCCGGTATCTTCAAAGGATTAGCCGGGTTAATACTGGGCGGATTCAGGGTGAAGCCATCAGAAGACCCCAAAGAAGAGTTCCCGCTTTCCCTGCCGGATATCATGCTTGAAAAGGTGAAAAAATACCATTTCCCGGTGGCATTCGATTTTCCTATAGGCCATCAGAAATACAATATGCCCCTGAAATGCGGGGCTGTGCATGAACTGGTGGTGACCCAAAACGGGAGCCGATTACAGGAAATTTTACTTTAG
- the metG gene encoding methionine--tRNA ligase gives MKDFKRYLVTAALPYANGPVHIGHLAGCYLPADIYVRYQRARKQDIKFICGSDEHGVPITIRAMKEGITPQQVVDKYHALIKDSFAAMGISFDIFSRTSNPVHHETSSAFFKKLYDEGLFEEKETEQFYDEEKHTFLADRYITGTCPICSNPNAYGDQCEKCGTSLSPEQLINPKSALSDAVPVKRKTKHWYFPLQNYESFLKKWILEEHTEWKNNVFGQCKSWLDNGLQSRAMTRDSNWGVKVPLPDAEGKVLYVWFDAPIGYISATKELTEQWADYWQQEDTKLVHFIGKDNIVFHCIIFPAMLKAHGGYVLPDNVPANEFLNIEGDKVSTSRNWAVWVNDYINDFPDQQDILRYVLCSNAPETKDNDFTWKDFQDRNNSELVAIFGNFVNRTFVLMHKLCGGKVPPLHEALLDDADKNMLAEFDAARGRVEKNLEEYRFRDALFEVIDLARKGNKYMQDKGPWLIDKELKNNPDSERYANGVGQQLIDNCLHICLQLTANLSILINPFLPFTARKMCGMMKVVEKMLDWENAGKTKLLSVGYTLRAPELLFRKIEDAEVEAQVEKLRAGLVKPVATENKQEEKKETVEVNKREGEKETIVFDDFAKIELRVGTIVQAEKVEKADKLLKLEVDLGFEKRTIVSGIALHFAPDQIIGQQVVVVVNLAPRKMRGIESNGMILMAEENGKLYFVQPGTSIAPGSGVS, from the coding sequence ATGAAAGATTTTAAGAGATACCTGGTTACCGCGGCCCTCCCTTATGCGAATGGTCCCGTGCACATCGGTCACCTTGCGGGTTGTTACCTTCCCGCGGATATCTATGTGCGTTACCAGAGAGCCAGGAAGCAGGATATCAAATTCATCTGCGGAAGCGATGAACATGGCGTGCCCATTACGATCCGTGCCATGAAGGAAGGCATTACGCCCCAACAGGTAGTGGACAAATACCATGCGCTTATCAAAGACAGCTTCGCGGCCATGGGCATCTCTTTCGATATTTTTTCCCGCACCTCGAATCCGGTGCACCACGAAACATCTTCGGCGTTCTTTAAGAAGTTGTACGATGAAGGACTTTTTGAAGAGAAAGAAACCGAACAGTTCTACGATGAGGAAAAGCATACTTTCCTGGCAGACCGGTACATCACCGGAACCTGCCCCATTTGCAGCAATCCCAATGCTTATGGGGACCAATGTGAAAAATGCGGCACCTCGCTGAGCCCGGAACAACTGATCAATCCCAAAAGCGCATTGAGCGACGCGGTGCCTGTAAAAAGGAAAACCAAACACTGGTATTTCCCTTTGCAGAACTATGAATCCTTCCTTAAAAAATGGATACTGGAAGAACATACGGAATGGAAGAACAATGTTTTCGGCCAATGCAAAAGCTGGCTCGACAACGGACTTCAGTCCCGTGCCATGACCCGCGACAGCAACTGGGGCGTAAAAGTACCACTCCCGGATGCGGAAGGGAAAGTATTGTATGTATGGTTCGACGCGCCAATAGGTTACATCAGCGCCACCAAAGAACTTACGGAACAATGGGCGGATTACTGGCAGCAGGAGGATACAAAACTGGTGCATTTCATCGGGAAGGACAACATTGTTTTCCACTGCATCATCTTCCCCGCTATGCTGAAGGCGCACGGAGGTTATGTGCTGCCCGACAATGTGCCCGCCAACGAATTTCTCAACATAGAAGGAGATAAAGTCTCCACCAGCCGCAACTGGGCGGTATGGGTGAACGATTATATCAACGATTTCCCCGATCAGCAGGATATTCTCCGCTATGTATTGTGCAGCAACGCTCCCGAAACCAAAGACAATGATTTTACCTGGAAAGATTTTCAGGACCGGAACAACTCGGAACTGGTGGCCATATTCGGCAACTTCGTGAACAGGACCTTCGTGCTGATGCACAAACTCTGTGGCGGCAAAGTGCCGCCATTGCACGAAGCGCTGCTGGACGATGCCGATAAAAATATGCTGGCGGAATTCGATGCCGCACGCGGCCGCGTGGAGAAGAACCTGGAAGAATACCGCTTCCGCGACGCGCTGTTCGAAGTGATCGACCTGGCCCGAAAAGGCAACAAATACATGCAGGATAAAGGGCCGTGGCTGATTGATAAGGAACTTAAAAATAACCCGGACTCCGAAAGATATGCCAATGGGGTAGGGCAGCAACTGATTGATAACTGTCTGCACATCTGCCTGCAACTCACGGCTAACCTGTCCATTCTCATCAATCCTTTCCTTCCGTTCACGGCCAGAAAGATGTGCGGCATGATGAAGGTGGTGGAGAAAATGCTGGATTGGGAGAACGCGGGAAAAACAAAACTGCTGAGTGTAGGCTATACGCTCCGCGCCCCGGAACTGCTTTTCCGTAAAATCGAAGATGCGGAAGTTGAGGCGCAGGTGGAGAAATTACGCGCGGGACTGGTAAAGCCCGTCGCAACTGAAAACAAGCAGGAAGAAAAAAAGGAAACTGTGGAAGTCAATAAACGGGAAGGCGAAAAAGAAACCATCGTATTCGATGATTTCGCGAAGATAGAACTACGGGTAGGAACAATTGTACAGGCTGAAAAAGTTGAAAAAGCTGATAAACTCCTGAAACTGGAAGTGGACCTGGGCTTTGAGAAAAGAACCATCGTCTCAGGAATAGCGCTGCATTTTGCGCCTGACCAGATCATAGGACAACAAGTGGTTGTGGTGGTGAACCTTGCGCCAAGAAAAATGAGGGGCATCGAAAGCAATGGTATGATCCTGATGGCGGAAGAAAACGGGAAGTTATATTTCGTGCAGCCCGGTACTTCAATAGCGCCGGGTAGCGGCGTAAGCTGA
- a CDS encoding DUF748 domain-containing protein: protein MKKIFRRILVVVVALGLLMAAMHFWLVNHAEQLISEVVRRESNGKVKLDLEKINYNYRTRQLRLKNAVLYNDPDDTLSAYRFQIPEIRLRLLSLRQLIFQKKLGIDSITIASPVFEVTRNARRNRKKNISLSTEMGSVYNGIRQALQKLQIREMHLLNGKFVLKDNSSAPPTETVISDIDFQIDNLSISDSTDPQRPFFVENIRFNTRNQHIDLPGGKQRLGFARFNINMKAQLISIDSFYIQSLRPEGESNQLKATFDSIRLIRIDFAALYNDETIVADSVYCSSPNLRLSLLPPNDAKQKLSLREVLNDIGTSMELRYVGLRNAVVQLKGGRQEKEITFKGDNRLIEMDGLHIDPDGASPLRVDRFVLEANNYESYSPDSVYQIKLSSIGLEDQTLRLENVAIKTHLQKQGQPFRDHNIPLLTLNGIDWQALLFDKKIVAEDVTLTDPTVFFRKTTPGSGPKISVFDALDVVNNLVTVRDIRVENGRFYFELPQQTRFEFTGVSGMVHGNQLLYASNSREMEQSVGQLHIRDASLRTGRWRLAMREADYRPDDAMLRGERLELFDADQQLQATANGFTVSSIVPVDSLQQLNVGSISWEKADIRYATGPLQRKRDRDKRSNRSLFIASIAGKNTALHFDLPNNARAGTAFRYLHLRNVRPLDVGFLQSGFPQLSMAGDSLYYTDALMLFSGGAYTYTEAGTFSISNPSLVLDQPGVQLKVTMPSLETDAPLPAITGNSIDVKRLNLYQPEVHLFLDSATKIEENTEAPSVKKSFAIGELTLHHPAVHIYKETVTGRMELHPQLTDIPKLWRFSGLKLDGEKETFTITSAAFSDSLHLHLAGSKTPNYRFSTEALLENISIPMRKNTEASITVSRVSIPFISLPGANDLFLKGIEVHHSKLLLQKETSGFDMMRLPGWKIGVNEGFWSNGRDQLKWTGTQYISDSASISVDGFELKPLLSKDSFFLQQVFQTDYITASGGRSWLKNINRQADSTWTADALELNGTNISAYRDKRLPFQHGSEKKMPTQMLEDAGMPVSIREVNARDMKVTYGEWNDKTDKEGFVTLHVNKAQLFPVTTTPQAGDTLFLTAQGRFMENIPFQVSIDQPYLDTLRQMQVYLLAGPGTLTGLNAMLPALGSVYIKSGRFSQLTMNASADKNTATGEMLLRYQNLHLRILKKGNMEKKGFFASIATFLADHLLVKHSNQYRKGVFKHQRNTEKSVFNYLVKIIIKGAGTSAGLLKNKKKKK, encoded by the coding sequence ATGAAAAAAATCTTCCGTCGCATACTCGTTGTTGTGGTTGCACTGGGCCTGTTGATGGCGGCGATGCACTTTTGGCTCGTAAACCACGCGGAACAACTGATCAGTGAAGTGGTGCGGCGGGAATCCAATGGCAAGGTGAAACTTGACCTGGAGAAGATCAACTACAATTACCGGACGCGCCAGCTCAGGTTAAAAAACGCGGTGCTTTACAATGATCCGGATGATACGCTTTCCGCCTACCGGTTCCAGATACCCGAAATAAGACTACGGCTCCTTTCGCTCCGGCAACTCATCTTCCAGAAAAAGCTGGGTATTGATAGCATCACGATCGCTTCCCCTGTCTTTGAAGTGACCCGTAACGCCCGGCGCAACCGAAAAAAAAATATCTCGCTTTCCACAGAAATGGGGAGCGTGTACAATGGCATCAGACAGGCACTTCAGAAACTACAGATCAGGGAAATGCACCTCCTGAACGGAAAATTCGTTCTGAAAGACAACAGCAGCGCGCCACCTACTGAAACGGTCATCTCTGACATCGATTTCCAGATCGACAACCTCAGCATCAGCGACAGTACCGATCCACAACGTCCCTTCTTCGTGGAGAATATCCGCTTTAATACCCGCAACCAGCATATTGATCTGCCTGGCGGTAAGCAAAGGCTGGGCTTTGCCCGCTTCAACATCAACATGAAGGCGCAACTCATCAGTATAGACAGTTTTTATATTCAGTCGCTCCGGCCCGAAGGAGAAAGCAACCAACTGAAAGCAACTTTCGATTCTATCCGGCTGATCCGCATTGATTTCGCTGCGCTTTATAACGATGAGACAATTGTTGCGGACTCTGTTTACTGCTCCAGCCCGAATCTTCGCCTCTCATTGCTCCCTCCCAATGATGCAAAACAAAAACTATCCCTTCGTGAGGTACTCAACGACATCGGCACCTCAATGGAGCTCCGTTATGTCGGGCTGCGCAATGCCGTGGTCCAATTGAAAGGCGGCAGGCAGGAAAAGGAGATCACTTTCAAAGGCGATAACCGCCTCATCGAAATGGATGGTCTTCACATTGATCCTGACGGTGCAAGTCCGTTGCGGGTGGACAGGTTCGTATTGGAAGCGAACAACTACGAATCATACAGCCCGGATAGTGTTTACCAGATCAAACTCAGCAGCATCGGACTGGAGGATCAAACCCTCCGGTTAGAAAACGTCGCGATCAAAACCCACTTACAGAAACAGGGGCAGCCTTTCCGGGACCATAATATTCCTTTGCTCACCCTGAACGGCATCGACTGGCAGGCCCTTCTTTTCGACAAAAAGATTGTAGCCGAGGATGTCACACTTACCGACCCTACCGTATTCTTCCGCAAAACAACGCCGGGCAGCGGCCCTAAAATCAGCGTATTCGACGCGTTGGACGTGGTGAACAATCTCGTAACGGTAAGGGATATCCGTGTGGAGAATGGCCGGTTTTATTTTGAACTGCCGCAGCAAACCCGTTTTGAATTCACCGGAGTGTCGGGAATGGTGCATGGTAACCAACTCCTTTACGCCAGCAATAGCCGGGAAATGGAGCAATCGGTGGGGCAGCTCCATATCCGTGATGCCAGCCTGCGCACCGGCAGGTGGCGCCTGGCCATGCGGGAAGCCGATTACAGGCCCGACGATGCCATGCTGCGCGGCGAAAGACTTGAACTTTTTGATGCCGATCAGCAATTACAGGCTACCGCAAATGGCTTTACCGTTTCTTCCATTGTGCCCGTGGATTCCCTGCAACAACTGAATGTGGGAAGCATCAGCTGGGAGAAAGCCGATATCCGTTATGCCACTGGTCCATTGCAACGCAAACGGGATCGCGATAAACGCTCCAACAGGTCGCTGTTCATTGCTTCCATCGCCGGTAAAAACACGGCGCTCCACTTCGATCTTCCCAACAACGCCCGCGCGGGAACCGCGTTCCGCTACCTGCACCTGCGTAATGTAAGACCGCTGGACGTGGGTTTCCTGCAATCCGGGTTTCCACAGTTATCAATGGCGGGTGATAGCCTTTATTACACAGATGCCTTGATGCTGTTCTCAGGCGGTGCCTACACCTATACCGAAGCGGGAACATTCAGTATATCCAATCCATCACTCGTATTGGATCAACCTGGCGTTCAGTTAAAGGTGACCATGCCATCCCTTGAAACAGACGCGCCGCTTCCTGCCATTACGGGAAATAGTATTGATGTAAAGCGCCTGAACCTCTACCAGCCCGAAGTTCATCTATTTCTTGACTCTGCAACAAAAATTGAGGAAAACACGGAAGCACCATCCGTGAAAAAAAGTTTCGCGATCGGTGAATTGACCCTGCACCACCCGGCGGTACACATTTATAAAGAAACGGTAACCGGAAGAATGGAATTGCATCCGCAGCTTACAGATATCCCAAAGCTGTGGCGGTTTTCAGGATTAAAACTTGATGGAGAGAAAGAAACTTTTACCATAACATCCGCTGCTTTTTCCGATTCGCTTCACCTGCATCTGGCAGGCAGTAAAACGCCCAATTACCGTTTTTCCACTGAAGCATTGCTGGAAAATATCAGTATTCCGATGCGTAAAAACACCGAAGCCAGCATTACTGTTTCACGTGTTTCAATCCCCTTTATCAGCTTACCCGGCGCAAATGATCTTTTTCTGAAAGGCATTGAAGTGCACCACTCGAAACTGCTCCTTCAGAAAGAAACCTCCGGTTTTGACATGATGCGGTTGCCTGGTTGGAAAATTGGTGTAAACGAAGGCTTTTGGAGCAATGGAAGGGATCAGTTAAAATGGACCGGTACACAATATATATCCGATTCAGCCAGTATTTCAGTGGATGGATTTGAATTGAAACCCTTGTTGAGCAAGGATTCTTTTTTCCTGCAACAGGTCTTCCAAACGGATTACATCACCGCCAGCGGTGGTCGTTCCTGGCTAAAAAACATCAACCGGCAGGCGGATTCCACTTGGACCGCAGACGCACTTGAACTGAACGGAACGAATATTTCCGCGTACCGCGACAAGCGCCTACCGTTCCAGCATGGCTCCGAAAAGAAAATGCCCACCCAGATGCTGGAAGATGCGGGGATGCCCGTTTCTATCCGGGAAGTAAACGCCCGCGACATGAAGGTTACCTATGGCGAATGGAACGATAAAACAGACAAAGAAGGCTTCGTAACACTGCATGTGAACAAGGCGCAGCTCTTCCCGGTTACAACAACACCGCAGGCCGGGGATACGCTTTTCCTCACCGCACAGGGTCGGTTCATGGAAAATATCCCATTCCAGGTTTCCATAGACCAGCCTTACCTGGACACCCTCCGGCAAATGCAGGTTTACCTGCTGGCGGGCCCCGGAACGCTTACAGGATTGAATGCCATGCTGCCGGCATTAGGCTCTGTATACATTAAGAGTGGAAGGTTTTCACAACTTACCATGAATGCCTCAGCCGATAAAAATACCGCAACGGGTGAAATGCTGCTGCGCTACCAGAACCTGCACCTGCGCATTCTCAAGAAAGGCAACATGGAGAAAAAAGGCTTTTTTGCCTCGATCGCTACCTTCCTGGCCGATCATCTGCTCGTAAAACATTCCAACCAATACCGGAAAGGGGTGTTTAAACACCAGCGCAATACGGAAAAATCCGTCTTCAACTACCTGGTAAAAATCATCATCAAAGGGGCGGGTACCAGCGCCGGGCTGCTCAAGAATAAAAAGAAGAAAAAATAG